From a region of the Natranaerovirga pectinivora genome:
- a CDS encoding DUF4321 domain-containing protein, with amino-acid sequence MAYNRKEKNGWALFLLVLAGIVLGGFLGELGEGTRYFDWLNVGGDFGLESPLKLDLGILFLEFRIAFKITLASLIGIAISIFVYRKL; translated from the coding sequence TTGGCTTATAATCGAAAAGAAAAAAACGGGTGGGCTTTATTTTTATTAGTTTTAGCAGGTATCGTATTAGGAGGCTTTCTTGGAGAATTAGGAGAAGGCACAAGATACTTTGACTGGTTAAATGTAGGTGGAGACTTTGGACTTGAATCACCTTTGAAGTTGGATTTAGGCATATTATTTCTTGAATTTAGAATTGCTTTTAAAATTACATTAGCAAGTTTAATAGGGATTGCAATTTCAATTTTTGTATATAGAAAATTATAG